The Vitis vinifera cultivar Pinot Noir 40024 chromosome 7, ASM3070453v1 genomic interval GGAGGCAAGTAACAGGCTCGAGATCGACTGCAACAATGCAGGGTTCGTGGTTGCTGCAGCCACCACCAAGACTACGGTGAGCCAGCTCGGTGAGCTCATGGCGCCCAAGCCGGAGTTCGAGCGGTTGGTTGCTTTCTTGCGTGAAGAGGCTGAAGATGAGCTGGAGCTGAAAGACAAGCCTCTGGGTTTTTTTCAGGTTCTTTCTGTGTTCTGGTTCAGGGTTTATGTGTCTTGTTTGTAGCAATGCGAGTGTGTTTTGAGGCTGAGCTTCTTTCTTTCATTGATGGCAGTTGACACAGTTTGGGTGTGGAGGCCTGGCCCTGGGATCAAGATATTACCACTGCATCCTAGACGGTGTGGCCATTCATGATCTTGAGATGAACTTGGCTTCCCTGACTCGCGGCGAAGGCTTGGTCGTGGTACCGAACCCAGATAGGAGCATATTCAGAGCACGGAATCCACCACAAATCAGTCACCCTCATTTTGAGTACTCAAGAGCCATTGATACAGATAGCCCATTCACCCTCCGCGGAACCAGTGATGCCCCCATTGAGAAATCCGGGAGGCATGATCAGATTCACCTGATCCATCTTTCACCTATCAACATCCAAGGTTTAAAGAAGGCAGCCCTCAGGGATGGGAAGTTGAAAAACTGCACCACTTTTCAAGCTGTGGCAGCGAAGATATGGAAGGCAAGGAGCATAGCAGTGGAGATGGCAGAGGGGAAGATTTCGACCATGTTGTTTCCGGTGGATACTCGAACCAGGGTTGTGCCACAAGCCCCGGTGGGATTTGCTGGAAATGCATTGGTCCCTGGGTTCGCAAGAGCCAGCGTGAAGGAGCTGAAAGAGGAAGAGTATTCAAGCCTAGTGAGGAGAGTGCAGGAAGGGATTGAGAGGTTGGATGATGAGTATGTGAGGTCTGGTATTGACTGGTTAGAGGTGAATAGAGGGGTACCTTGTAGAGAAGACAGCTTCTCACTTGTAGCGTGGTGGAGGCTGGGCTTGGAAGAAGAGGAGTTCGCTTGGGGTAGACTTAAATGTGCTTCTCCAGTAGTTGTTAAACCAGGCATTGTCTTCCTGTTGCCAGGGCCGACAGCTGAGGGAGGGCTCAACATTTTCCTGGAACTGGAAGGAGACCAAGTGGTGGAGTTTCGTAGGTTAATGATGGAAGATTGATGGATTTCCAACATTGCCAAACCAGCACCCAGCCAACCTCCAAACCGAAAAATAAATGGAGAAACAGCCTATGATCGCACATACAGCTATCTGCAGTAGCTTCCACAAAGATCATATCTCATCAGAATACTTGAAATTTATGAAACGAAAATGGCACAAGTTCTTCACTCAAATCATATTATAATGCGTGAAATTCTATGAAAGACTAAGTTTCATAAATCTTAATTTGAACCCTTAGTATAAAATAGAGCTTCTATTCGTATTAATTCCAAGCCATATATTATGTTCTGTACAATTTAATATCCCTACACTACATACAGCCAGCATAAGGCATGAGACCATGGCAACCTATAGTGGTTGAACATGTATATTTTCTTCCTATGTTGTTCGTTATTTCATCCATAGCCAAATTTTTTCTTGGAACTTTTCATTCTTTTCAACTtgaaaaaactccaaagaagggGTTTGTCATTGCAGAGTTCAACACAGATCCAGCTGAATTCAAGACTGCCATGTCAACCTTCTCCTGAGGTAGAAATAAGAATTCACCGTCTTCAGTTCTCTCAAACCCACAAAGCTCGAGAAACTCAATACCTCCTGTCAAACTCCCAACCCTTTcctgttaaaaaattaaaagaaaaatactaaattatcAAGAAAGAAGTGAAGATAAAACATAACAATTGTTAATAGGGTTTGTACGCACTTCAAGATTCAAGTTTACCTACATTCTAGGAGATCCATAGAAACATTAAATTCATGGAAAAGGACAATGCtgcattctttttttcaataggaaacaaaaaaaggcattgaattatgaaaagaaataaaaggtaTGTGAAGAATGGGTTATTCTTCAAGAAAAGTAAAGAAAGGAATTACAAACAAATGAATTGCAGCACAACCCAAAGGGATGCAATGAGCCTATACATCATAGAAGCTAGTAAGGAACCaaagaacaaaataaacacTCACGGTTGTAGGAACTCCTGACAGAATTTCTAGAAAAGAAGTTCCACTCTTAACTAGTCGATCTGCTACCTTACTGGACCTTCGTGTCCAAGAGAAGAATAGCTAACCAGTCTTGGAAGATATGGGATCCTCCCATCCACATATTCCATTTCCATGAGTAACCCATGCAATACCAACAGCTGAATCCTCTTCCACTCAGAAGTTACAAATCCATGTACACTTCAGCTGTGGACAATTCTTCCACCAAGGCTATAATCTTAGTTTCACAGGCAACCCTGAACCAGCTGCTTAGAAAAAACCCTTACCACACTACCATTGCTGTCTCAATACACCCGAACAATCCTCATTTGGCTCAGGTCCCAAATGTACCCATCAAACTTTAACTTAGGCTATCCTAAAGGTGTAAGCCAGACTCCATTAACCCCAACGTGTGTTTTGATAGTATAAATACTACACTGGATCCTTCTTTCTAATCCTACAAAATCATGATAAAAAGAATGCTTATGTACCATGTAAAAAGTCAACTTGCAGGTAACTGCCTCTGCTTGTCCTTGAAATCTACAATTTCTTCCATAATTAATCCACCAATGAAAATAGTGAGAAGGGCTCTATGATGTATGCCTCTACCTCTAGGACTTATTCCAAAAACTATGAAAGCCATGACCATAATCTCTAAAAACAGAGGGAATCCAAGATAAGCATGCCTACCAAAACAGCCCGCTGCATAATCCCCAAACCacaggaaaatggaaaaaggtGATCTACTGTTTCACCATTGTCTAAGCATAGAACAAAATGCTCAGGTCTAAAAGCTTTTAATGGCCTCCTAGTTTTAGTTGGTTATTTTTGTAGTTGGTTATTATCTCATGCTTTCACAGTATGTTGGCAATGAACTTACAAAGACTGGTTGCTAACATTGAAATTTTAGTTGAAAGTCCAATTTGGAATTTGATGGACAGTCTCGATTATCTCAGATGCATCAGCCGAACTACCAGCAATTTCATTTTAACCAGCATTATCAAACAAGAACCATACCTGGAAGGCTGGGTTACTAAATCGGATCTTCCGGAACTTTTCCTCATCAGGATGCTTAGCAACATTTCTGATATAAATCAGAAGAGTTTGGAAGGCCCTTTTCACTCTGGCATCATCATTCTAGACTCagagaaaccaaagaaaaaaaaaagtcacgaATAGCAACAGATTTGATACAGAAAGTGCTGCAAAATGCGAGCATGGCATATGGCATTTTTTAGCTTGCAAGGAATGGAAATGCATTTGGAACTTAAGATGGAACTTGTTATTAAGGGTACACAGTATTTATTTGTAAAGGAAGTCAGTTTCACACAATCCATTCTGTGCTCCTCAGTCAATAGCTTCTGAGCATAACAAGGCCATATATGGTGCACTATACCTGCATTAATTACAGATATTGCAGGCTACAATGCCTAAGGAATAAATTCCATATAACAATTTTCACAAAGATCACAAAGAACTTTCTAGCATGTACCATGCTTTTCTTTACGACTGGTGAAGGATAATATTATCTTGATAACTTCTAAGATTAGGAAGTTTCTGTTTATTTGAACCCTTCACACATGTAAAATTCAATGTTGAGACCGTTAACTTCTAGAGATAGTCACTTAATTCATTTGCAGTGACTAGGGTAGATGAATATAGTGAACCAAATGTTGATAGAATGCCATGTGTCCCTGTATGTGGAAGCATGTAATTTTGATACAAAGCATTTCATATGATAAAAAGAATAAGTAATAATACTCTTAATCAATATGTAgtccaaaacttgcatatcataaGATTAAAGGAAG includes:
- the LOC100259393 gene encoding acyltransferase GLAUCE; this encodes MEDVKLVERMMVLPETPTPRRRVFLSNIDLTLVAYQESVSFFDPPANQMSLSEAFHRLCRAISQVLVSYDFLAGRLVPSLEASNRLEIDCNNAGFVVAAATTKTTVSQLGELMAPKPEFERLVAFLREEAEDELELKDKPLGFFQLTQFGCGGLALGSRYYHCILDGVAIHDLEMNLASLTRGEGLVVVPNPDRSIFRARNPPQISHPHFEYSRAIDTDSPFTLRGTSDAPIEKSGRHDQIHLIHLSPINIQGLKKAALRDGKLKNCTTFQAVAAKIWKARSIAVEMAEGKISTMLFPVDTRTRVVPQAPVGFAGNALVPGFARASVKELKEEEYSSLVRRVQEGIERLDDEYVRSGIDWLEVNRGVPCREDSFSLVAWWRLGLEEEEFAWGRLKCASPVVVKPGIVFLLPGPTAEGGLNIFLELEGDQVVEFRRLMMED